The Deltaproteobacteria bacterium DNA segment AGAATAAAAGAGGCTTCCAGGAAACGCGAGTGTCTTAGCCTTTTTACCACATACACAAAAAAGAGTCAAGAAAATTAACATGATGCGCGCCGTATAACAAACCGGTTATCCCCGGCTGCCTTGGACCTATTGACCGGTGTAAAGTAATGGGGTAATATGTAGCATCTTAAAACGCGCTGTATTTTGGAAATATTATCACTTGCTAATTATTTAGAACTGTCATGAAGCGTCAGAGAAATTCATCCTCCAAGGCATCCAAGACCACACCCGACACATTATCGGGCGTGCTTACTCGCTCATTCGAGGGCATTGGCATAGACCACATGCTTAGGGAGTACCGCGTAAAAAAGCTCTGGGAAGATGCCGTTGGAAAGAACATGGCCAGGCACGCAAGGGCCGATAAGCTTAAAAAACAGAGCCTCTACATAACAGCGGAAAACACCGCTTGGGCAAACGAGTTCGTTTACCTTAAAAAGACCGTAATGGAGAAAATAAACTCGCTTGCAAAGGAAGACCTGGTAAAGGAAATAATCGTCAAGACAACAGGGAAAAAGGACGACAAGTTAATTCCGGCAAAAAAACCTTTAAAAACCTTTAAAAAACGAGAGGTTACACCAGAAGAAATCGCCGAGATAAACCGACTTACAGAGGACGTAAAAGACCCTGTTATCCGAAATGCGATGCGAAGAGCAATGACCGAGAGTAAGCGCCGCAATACGGAAGATTAAGTCGCTGCATATAAAGGCTCTTCGACAACGAGCGCCCCGCCCGTATTCGAGCACTCGATCAAAAAAAGCCTGGCACTGCCAGTTTTCTTGAAATATATAAACCTCATGCGCCCTGGATAAAGAGAAGCTGCCTCAAGCTCGCCTAACATCTCAACAAGCCTTTTAACCGGAAAGATAAAACACGCCCTGCCGTTTGGGGCCAGAAGGTATTTAAGAGCCGTTATTAAATCTCGAAGCGTGCCGTGCGTCTCGGCCCTGGCAGCGCGTCTCTTTGCGTCCGGGCTTAGACGCCCCTCGCCTGCCTTTACGTACGGCGGGTTGCATACTACCACGCTAAACGAACCCTTCTTCAAAACCCCCTTTAAGTCCCGCCAGTCTGAATTTATAATATCAATCGTATCCTCTAAGTTATTTCTTTCAACATTCTTCTGAGCCGCAGAAGCGGCCGCTTTGTCTATCTCAACACCAACGGCCATTTTTGGAAGTCCTTTGGCACAAAGCGATAATAGCAGCGCCCCTGAGGCAGCGCCAAGCTCTATAACCGTGTCAGTTGATTTAATAGGGAGAACGAATTCCGAGAGCAGCAGAGTGTCTGTAGTTATTTTCTGCGAAGAGCCTTCGTCTACAAAAACAAAGGGGCCGATACGGTCTTTCTTCATACCGGCCCCTTCACTCGATTAATCAATCCCAAAGCGGATTGAATATTACCCCTGAGAGGAGCTTGGGGTAGAAGTACGTTGACTTTTGCGGCATGAGGAGCCCTGCCTCGGAAATATCTTGCACATCCGAGACCTTTGTCGCGTTCATTATGAACACGGCCTGGTGCTTATCAACCTTACCTGCCTTAAAGGCCTCGTCAGTGTCCTTTATGTAAACGAGATTCTTCTGCTTTTCCTGGTCTTCCTGGCTTATTCCCAGTATCTTATTCAAGATAAGGGAATGGAGCACCGTTACATCAAGTGTCTTATAAAGGTCAGGCATGTCTTTGCCAAACACCTTATCCATTATGCTCTTATCCTTTAGCTTCAAGAGATAGTACGCGTTCTTCTCTTTTGCGTAAAGGCCAAAGGCAGTGATCTTACCGTAGTGCGAATTCATATCGGCAAGGAAGCGCTTTCTCGTATCGGTCTCTATGCCATCGCCGTCGAACGAGTACTCGGTAATGTCAAAGTACTCCTTAGCCTTCTCAAGTGTTTTAGAAAGCGAGAAGCCCTCGACCGAATGCACCACCCTGTGTGTGGGGAATATATCGAGGCCGTCCTCGCCCATGGATGCAAAGTACATCATTACGTAATCAAAGGGCTCGTTACCTCCGGTCTTGCCGGTCTTTTCCCTCATGTAGTTACGGTAGTTAATGGCGGTTTCATAGCGGTGGTGGCCATCTGCTATGAACACCTTCTTATCCTTCATTATCTCTGCAACCTTGGCAATCGCCGCCTCATCGCTGATTTTCCAGACGTTATTTACAACGCCGTCGTCGCCCTTAACGTCCACCATGGGCTCGCCGTGGCGCGCGTTCTCGATTATTCCGGTAACGCGCTTCTCGGCAGCGATATCGGAGGCCTCGGGGAATATGGCGAATATGCAGCTTAAGTTGGCGTTCACTTCCTTCATGAGGCTAAGCCTGTCGGCCTTGGGGCCAGAGAGCGTTTTCTCGTGCGGGAATACAGAGCCCTTACCAAATTCTTCCAACTTGCAAAGCGCGATGAAGCCCTTCCTTGTCCTGATGCGGCCTTCCTTAAGTTTATAGCTCTGCGTGTAGTAAAATATCGACGGCTTTGGTATCTGCTCGAGTATGCCGGTCGATATCCAGGTCTTAAAGTCCTTGGCAGCCCGGGTGTACTTGTTGTTTGTCTCGTTATCTCCCGGGGCCTCCTTCGTAAGGATGAGCTTTATGACATTGCAGTGGTGCCTGTCGTAGAGCTTATTCTGGTATTCCGGAGATATGACGTCGTAAGGCGGCGCCATGACAGGGGTTAGATCCCCAAGCTTCGATAGATTGTACCTTATGCCCTTAAACGGTTTAATAGTTGCCATTACTTTCTATTCTCTCCTTTTCTTTTGATTATTGATATACGTATATGATGGCGCATCAACGCGCCTTTTTGTAACCTACTTTAAAAACCATTTGATGAACTCCTCTGCGCTGTCCCTGACTATCCCGGTAGACGCAGCCTCGGCCTCGCTGTATCCTTTTACATTCGACGGCTTCCACTTTGCGCCAATAGCAGCGTATGGCACTGCCTCACGCGTGTGCGTCTTTATCTCGACAGGTGTCGGGTGGTCGCAAAGCACCATTACCCGGTACTCGCCAAACTTCTTTATGCCTTCCAGCACAGGCCCGACTATCCTTTTATCAAAGTCCTCGATTGCCGTGATCTTATCCTTTAGCGAGCCCTGGTGCCCGGCCTCGTCAGGCGCCTCAACGTGCACGCAGACAAAGTCCTTTGTCTCAAGGGCCTTCAGTGCGTAAGAGGCCTTACCCTCGTAATTTGTATCTATATAGCCGGTAACGCCCGGCACCTTGATTACCTCGAGCCCGGCGCACACGCCAAGGCCGTTTAGGAGATCTACGGCCGATATCATTACGCCGTCTACACCGTAGAGCGACTTCATGGTCGGCATGCTCGGCGCCTTGCCCTGGCCCCAGAGCCATATAGAGTCTGCCGTGTTCTTTCCGGCGAGCCTTCGCTCTTCGTTAACCGGATGCTGCCTAAGTAGCGGCGCCGCACCCTCCATTAAGACGCGAAGCTTATCGGAGCCGTCGCCGCTTGGCAGATAGTCGCGTATGCCCTGTCCGCTTATGTCATGCGGCGGCGTGGTCTTTGGCGCATCCTTGCCTCCTGCCCACACCATTATATGCCGATACGATTTGCCGGCGTAAAACCTGACGCCTCTATTAGAGAACTTGTCATCTAGCATCTCGATTAGCCGCGCGCCCTCTTCAGTCGAGATGTGGCCGGCGCTATAGTCGCGCATGTAGAACTTTCCGGCGGACAAATCCAGGCTTACGAAGTTACAACGGTAGGCAACGTCCGTTGGTTCGAGCTTAATCCCAAGGCTCGCTGCCTCTATCGGCGCTCTACCGCTATAGTACTTACGCGGGTCGTAGCCAAGGATACTCATGCTCGCAACGTCGCTTCCAGGCGGATAGCCCTCGGGCACGGATTTATAGAGCCCTGTCTCGCCGTTTGCTGCTACGAAGTCCATGTTCGGGGTCTTTGCGTGCTCCAAAACAGTCTTGCCGCCAAGCGAAGCAATCGGCTTATCCCCCATACCGTCGCCTATAAGTATTGCGTACTTCATGTTACAACCCCATTGCCTTTATGATGTCTTTAAGCTTTGGCTTTACCTTCACCGGCTTTGCCGAGCTCGCTATCGCAGTATCAGGATCCTTTAAGCCGTGGCCTGTAAGCGTGCACACGATTGTGTCGCCATCCTTTACCACGCCCTTCTTCTTCATCTTTATCACACCTGCGAGAGAGGCCGCGCTCGCGGGCTCACAGAATACGCCCTCTCTGGAGGCAACAATCTTATAGGCCTCGATTATCTCGTCGTCAGTGACCAAATCGATTACGCCGCCGCTTTCGTCCCTTGCGGCAATGGCGCTCTTCCAGCTCGCGGGGTTGCCGATCTTAATGGCAGTGGCGATTGTCTTTGGATGCTCGACAGGAGCGCCAAGCACTATTGGAGCTGCCCCTGCTGCCTGAAACCCCATCATCTTCGGAAGCCCCGTTATATACCCCTTTTCCTTATACTCCTTGTACCCTTTCCAGTAGGCCGTAATGTTGCCTGCGTTGCCAACGGGCAGGAAGTGATAGGTCGGCGCGTGCCCGAGATGCTCAGACACCTCGAATGCCGCTGTCTTCTGGCCTTCTATCCTGAACGGGTTTATGGAGTTGACCATGGTGACCGGATACTTCTCGGTAACCTCTTTCACTATCGTAAGCGCTTCGTCAAAGCCGCCGCTTATCTCCAATACAAGAGCTCCGTGTATCATTGCCTGCGAAAGTTTTCCAAGCGCGATGTTACCCTCCGGAACGAGCACATACGCCCTCATCCCGGCCGATGCGGCGTACGCTGCTGCTGCG contains these protein-coding regions:
- a CDS encoding methyltransferase; translation: MKKDRIGPFVFVDEGSSQKITTDTLLLSEFVLPIKSTDTVIELGAASGALLLSLCAKGLPKMAVGVEIDKAAASAAQKNVERNNLEDTIDIINSDWRDLKGVLKKGSFSVVVCNPPYVKAGEGRLSPDAKRRAARAETHGTLRDLITALKYLLAPNGRACFIFPVKRLVEMLGELEAASLYPGRMRFIYFKKTGSARLFLIECSNTGGALVVEEPLYAAT
- the thrC gene encoding threonine synthase, whose amino-acid sequence is MELLRKGLWRGVIREFREFLPEIKEDAITTLGEGNTPLIEASNLRDILGDVRILFKFEGLNPTGSFKDRGMTFAVSKAREAGSKAVICASTGNTSAAAAAYAASAGMRAYVLVPEGNIALGKLSQAMIHGALVLEISGGFDEALTIVKEVTEKYPVTMVNSINPFRIEGQKTAAFEVSEHLGHAPTYHFLPVGNAGNITAYWKGYKEYKEKGYITGLPKMMGFQAAGAAPIVLGAPVEHPKTIATAIKIGNPASWKSAIAARDESGGVIDLVTDDEIIEAYKIVASREGVFCEPASAASLAGVIKMKKKGVVKDGDTIVCTLTGHGLKDPDTAIASSAKPVKVKPKLKDIIKAMGL
- a CDS encoding DUF1015 domain-containing protein, with protein sequence MATIKPFKGIRYNLSKLGDLTPVMAPPYDVISPEYQNKLYDRHHCNVIKLILTKEAPGDNETNNKYTRAAKDFKTWISTGILEQIPKPSIFYYTQSYKLKEGRIRTRKGFIALCKLEEFGKGSVFPHEKTLSGPKADRLSLMKEVNANLSCIFAIFPEASDIAAEKRVTGIIENARHGEPMVDVKGDDGVVNNVWKISDEAAIAKVAEIMKDKKVFIADGHHRYETAINYRNYMREKTGKTGGNEPFDYVMMYFASMGEDGLDIFPTHRVVHSVEGFSLSKTLEKAKEYFDITEYSFDGDGIETDTRKRFLADMNSHYGKITAFGLYAKEKNAYYLLKLKDKSIMDKVFGKDMPDLYKTLDVTVLHSLILNKILGISQEDQEKQKNLVYIKDTDEAFKAGKVDKHQAVFIMNATKVSDVQDISEAGLLMPQKSTYFYPKLLSGVIFNPLWD
- a CDS encoding DUF721 domain-containing protein — protein: MKRQRNSSSKASKTTPDTLSGVLTRSFEGIGIDHMLREYRVKKLWEDAVGKNMARHARADKLKKQSLYITAENTAWANEFVYLKKTVMEKINSLAKEDLVKEIIVKTTGKKDDKLIPAKKPLKTFKKREVTPEEIAEINRLTEDVKDPVIRNAMRRAMTESKRRNTED
- a CDS encoding cofactor-independent phosphoglycerate mutase — protein: MKYAILIGDGMGDKPIASLGGKTVLEHAKTPNMDFVAANGETGLYKSVPEGYPPGSDVASMSILGYDPRKYYSGRAPIEAASLGIKLEPTDVAYRCNFVSLDLSAGKFYMRDYSAGHISTEEGARLIEMLDDKFSNRGVRFYAGKSYRHIMVWAGGKDAPKTTPPHDISGQGIRDYLPSGDGSDKLRVLMEGAAPLLRQHPVNEERRLAGKNTADSIWLWGQGKAPSMPTMKSLYGVDGVMISAVDLLNGLGVCAGLEVIKVPGVTGYIDTNYEGKASYALKALETKDFVCVHVEAPDEAGHQGSLKDKITAIEDFDKRIVGPVLEGIKKFGEYRVMVLCDHPTPVEIKTHTREAVPYAAIGAKWKPSNVKGYSEAEAASTGIVRDSAEEFIKWFLK